In Fusarium fujikuroi IMI 58289 draft genome, chromosome FFUJ_chr08, one genomic interval encodes:
- a CDS encoding putative dehydrogenase-like protein has protein sequence MAPQKLKIAAAGLGRMGKRHAINFLNRTPRAELVAAFTPDPTEMAWAKVNLEPHGVKLYDDYQKMIEQEGLQAVVIGTATSVHAEEAIQAMQKDLHVLCEKPLSTSIEVCRQVVAEAKKRPHLKVMCGFSRRFDDSYRDAFSKAQQGAIGRPTIIRSQTCDKHDPSGFFVEYAAWSGGVFVDMSVHDIDLTLWFFGDEVIPKSVSAHGVRAVQPDLGKYNDYDNAVGIVEFWGGKIAYYYCSRMMAHGQEDTTEVIGTEGKLTVNGNPQSNLVNYYHSGGITREVPAHYYGRFEMAFVQEANEFAEACLDNKPLPLKLTNAVRAVEIGAALQEALVSGKQIRFDEIGRRIEEPKL, from the exons ATGGCACctcagaagctcaagatcgcTGCCGCTGGCCTCGGCCGTATGGGCAAGCGTCATGCCATCAACTTTCTCAATCGAACACCACGCGCAGAGCTCGTCGCTGCCTTCACCCCCGATCCCACCGAGATGGCCTGGGCCAAGGTCAATCTCGAGCCTCATGGAGTAAAGCTTTACGATGATTATCAAAAGATGATTGAACAGGAAGGTCTTCAGGCCGTTGTAATCGGCACAGCTACCTCTGTTCATGCCGAGGAGGCTATACAAGCTATGCAGAAGGACCTCCACGTTCTCTGTGAGAAACCTCTATCTACGAGCATTGAAGTG TGTCGTCAAGTAGTTgccgaagccaagaagcgaCCTCACTTGAAGGTCATGTGCGGCTTTTCCCGCCGCTTCGACGACTCCTATCGCGATGCCTTCAGCAAGGCCCAACAGGGTGCCATCGGCCGACCCACCATCATCCGCAGCCAGACCTGTGATAAACACGACCCCTCAGGCTTCTTCGTCGAGTACGCTGCTTGGTCCGGCGGTGTTTTCGTTGACATGTCTGTGCATGACATCGATCTGACTCTCTGGTTCTTCGGCGATGAAGTCATTCCCAAAAGCGTTTCAGCCCACGGTGTTCGTGCCGTGCAGCCTGACTTGGGCAAGTACAACGACTACGATAACGCTGTTGGAATTGTCGAGTTTTGGGGCGGCAAGATTGCGTACTACTACTGCTCTCGAATGATGGCCCACGGACAGGAGGATACGACAGAGGTTATTGGAACAGAGGGAAAGCTGACAGTCAACGGAAACCCCCAGTCCAACCTTGTTAATTACTATCACTCCGGCGGTATTACCCGCGAGGTGCCGGCTCACTATTATGGCCGCTTTGAGATGGCCTTTGTACAGGAGGCGAATGAGTTTGCCGAGGCTTGCTTGGATAACAAACCTCTGCCCCTCAAGCTAACAAACGCTGTGAGAGCTGTTGAGATAGGTGCTGCCCTGCAAGAGGCTCTTGTGAGTGGAAAGCAAATCAGGTTCGATGAGATTGGACGTCGCATTGAGGAGCCTAAGCTGTGA
- a CDS encoding related to DAL5-Allantoate and ureidosuccinate permease → MDPKTWFQFFVIATVSLSNSVIANFSSLIIKGLNFDSRQSLLLGMPLAVYNVIVVLLSAWLTKRFRKSRCIVAACASALSLVGTILVRQLPATDNAKSYIGLILCASCANVFPMMLSLILSNVARFTKKSTVNGVFFLGYCAGNITGPQFFYSNRGTQIRPWENSRRDKGQGVYIDAESPQRDAMPAIVMEATDETDFENTNFRYYL, encoded by the exons ATGGATCCCAAGACGTGGTTTCAGTTTTTCGTCATTGCTACAGTGTCTCTCAGCAATAGTGTGATTGCTAAC TTTAGCTCTTTGATCATTAAAGGCTTAAACTTCGATTCCAGACAGTCACTCCTCCTTGGGATGCCTCTGGCTGTTTATAATGTAATCGTCGTCCTCCTTTCCGCCTGGCTTACTAAGAGATTCCGCAAATCCCGTTGCATTGTCGCTGCATGCGCCTCGGCCCTTTCGCTAGTAGGCACGATCCTCGTCCGCCAGCTACCAGCAACAGACAAtgctaaaagctatataggGCTCATCCTATGCGCCTCGTGCGCTAACGTATTCCCAATGATGCTGAGTCTCATATTAAGCAACGTTGCTAGATTTACCAAGAAGTCCACAGTCAACGGCGTGTTCTTCCTCGGATACTGTGCAGGCAATATTACTGGTCCACAATTCTTTTATTCCAACAGAGGCACCCAAATACGGC CTTGGGAGAACTCGAGGCGCGACAAAGGTCAGGGGGTATATATTGATGCCGAGTCGCCACAGAGAGATGCGATGCCTGCTATTGTCATGGAGGCGACTGATGAGACGGATTTTGAAAATACAAACTTTCGGTATTACCTGTAG
- a CDS encoding probable Benzoate 4-monooxygenase cytochrome P450 yields MTYLSSISATNFTIAVSTVLILSLFITCVRRYWRLRHIPGPFIASYTDLWAAISVWRGKYYHDTVTQWHAKYGPVVRAGPNRVSFADPNAIPDIYGTSLIYSKSDSYRPMEVMAKGDTMQSIITIRDEKRVTGIKRQIAGGFSQSQWLKQEDQMDATISALLAQLYKKPTGMDIPLRNWLSFWMFDTLTSLAFSKTRGYLQAGVDTDKVFPSAAGRFKHWRTWALAPQLESLLLKNWFMQRAKTTSTPIAELAIERVQDRTAEEKNATGRDLLARYLAASQAAPDVIGMKDVIALTITTIHAGSESTAVITAMALSMVLGSKNSELFRKLEKEILDAYLPVGENGAIAFKDVEHLPYLDAVVRETLRWSVNPNVNSRTVNTPGGVTICDTFIPEGTDVMVSSHDIKNCTWMFGADASVYNPERWMHIDEQKRRDMERSAMGFSWGRRICMGQHLARILIKKLLASLIIAFEIEPIKAGETGKWDGNTIGFNLQVKLTSRKVSENKA; encoded by the exons ATGACGTATCTTTCCAGCATCTCCGCAACAAACTTCACAATTGCTGTGAGCACGGTACTCATTCTATCACTTTTCATAACCTGTGTCAGGCGCTACTGGAGACTCCGGCATATACCTGGACCCTTCATCGCATCTTATACAGACCTTTGGGCAGCGATAAGTGTTTGGCGCGGCAAATACTATCATGACACGGTCACCCAATGGCACGCTAAGTACGGTCCTGTTGTGCGAGCAGGTCCTAACCGTGTTTCATTCGCCGATCCAAATGCTATCCCGGATATATACGGCACTTCGCTGATTTATTCGAAA TCCGACTCCTACCGTCCCATGGAGGTTATGGCTAAGGGTGACACAATGCAGAGCATCATCACTATTCGTGACGAGAAACGCGTTACAGGTATCAAGCGGCAAATTGCTGGTGGGTTTTCACAGTCTCAGTGGCTCAAGCAAGAAGATCAGATGGACGCAACGATCAGTGCCCTCTTGGCCCAGCTTTACAAGAAGCCCACAGGCATGGATATCCCCTTGCGCAATTGGCTGAGCTTCTGGATGTTCGATACCTTGACCTCTCTGGCGTTCAGCAAAACCCGCGGGTACTTGCAGGCTGGTGTAGACACGGACAAGGTCTTTCCCAGCGCGGCTGGACGATTCAAACATTGGAGAACGTGGGCACTAGCACCGCAATTAGAatcgctgctgctgaagaaCTGGTTCATGCAAAGAGCGAAAACGACTTCGACTCCCATCGCAGAGCTGGCGATAGAAAGGGTACAAGATCGAACTGCAGAGGAAAAGAACGCGACAGGGAGAGATCTCCTTGCAAGATATCTGGCTGCTAGTCAGGCCGCGCCCGATGTAATTGGCATGAAAGACGTGATTGCTCTGACTATCACGACTATTCATGCAGGATCGGAGAGCACGGCTGTCATTACAGCGATGGCACTCAGTATGGTACTCGGAAGCAAAAACTCAGAGTTATTTCGGAAGTTAGAGAAGGAGATTTTGGATGCATATCTCCCCGTTGGTGAAAATGGCGCAATCGCCTTTAAAGACGTGGAGCATCTGCCGTATCTGGATGCGGTGGTGAGGGAGACACT CCGATGGTCGGTCAACCCCAATGTCAACTCCAGAACCGTCAACACGCCTGGCGGCGTCACCATATGCGATACCTTTATACCAGAAGGCACAGACGTCATGGTATCCTCTCACGACATCAAGAACTGCACTTGGATGTTCGGTGCTGATGCTAGTGTTTACAACCCTGAGCGTTGGATGCACATTGACGAGCAGAAGCGCCGTGACATGGAACGCTCAGCAATGGGCTTCAGTTGGGGGCGAAGAATCTGTATGGGACAACATTTGGCGAGGATCCTTATAAAGAAGCTGCTTGCTAGCTTAATTATTGCTTTTGAG ATCGAGCCTATAAAGGCGGGAGAAACGGGCAAGTGGGATGGAAACACTATTGGTTTTAATTTGCAGGTGAAATTGACTTCAAGAAAAGTGTCAGAAAATAAAGCTTGA
- a CDS encoding probable ITR1-Inositol permease: MAKNDEVLESSQTQVSHVENDTKGGQDFIEDSAPGLFLNLCVVATAIGGMLFGYDTGVISGVLVVLGDDLDGRLLTPSNKELITALCAAGAFIGAIIAGITADKYGRKPAIWFASVLFTIGAVVQAASYSLVQMCVGRVLVGLGVGSASMIIPLYIAEIAPAKYRGRMISIDMVFLATGSLLAYAFDAAFYKVPHGWRYMVGLGGLPSILLGILLFWCPESPRQLCFHSRSDECLRVLQRMYPTANETQVAQMMTDIQYGVTQAKALNEEISVRQSLKSLVTVPANRRAAIVACGLMATQQLCGFNTMMYYSSTLFQIVGFDNPIAVGTIVTATNWIFTFASIFLIDRVGRRRLLLWTMWGMPVFLLVAAGVFTKIPIDRQTLELTDDRVGWPAIVVLVSMILFVASYAAGLGCVPWQANEFLPMEVRAMGTMMINMCNWGPNIIVSSTFLSMMRGISPSGTFGFYAALSFIGLLFVFFCYPEAAGMTLEEIRVVFEHGFGVSYAEEWRKQRKLGNVTHGANEATQEVV, encoded by the exons ATGGCAAAGAACGACGAAGTCTTGGAGTCATCTCAGACGCAAGTCAGTCACGTCGAAAATGACACCAAAGGAGGACAGGACTTCATCGAAGACTCTGCTCCTGGTCTTTTCCTCAACCTGTGCGTTGTAGCAACTGCTATCGGTGGCATGCTATTTGGCTACGACACTGGAGTCATTTCTGGTGTTCTCGTCGTTCTTGGAGATGACCTTGATGGTCGTCTCCTTACCCCCAGTAACAAAGAGCTCATCACTGCGCTTTGCGCTGCTGGTGCGTTTATCGGGGCCATCATTGCAGGAATCACCGCCGACAAGTATGGACGAAAGCCTGCTATCTGGTTTGCCTCGGTGCTCTTCACTATCGGCGCTGTTGTGCAGGCTGCTTCATACTCGTTGGTCCAAATGTGTGTTGGCCGAGTCCTTGTTGGACTTGGTGTTGGCTCAGCATCTATG ATTATTCCTCTCTATATCGCGGAAATAGCACCCGCCAAGTACCGCGGCCGAATGATCTCGATCGACATGGTTTTCCTAGCGACCGGTTCCCTTCTCGCCTATGCTTTCGACGCAGCCTTCTACAAAGTCCCTCATGGCTGGCGATATATGGTAGGGTTGGGAGGACTCCCGTCCATTCTGCTTGGAATTCTTTTGTTTTGGTGTCCCGAGTCACCTCGCCAACTGTGCTTTCATAGTCGATCGGACGAGTGCCTTCGAGTCTTGCAACGAATGTATCCGACGGCCAACGAGACCCAAGTCGCTCAGATGATGACCGATATACAATACGGTGTCACACAAGCAAAGGCTCTCAACGAAGAGATCTCAGTTCGCCAGTCTCTCAAGAGTCTTGTAACTGTTCCTGCTAACCGCCGAGCTGCTATAGTTGCGTGTGGTCTCATGGCTACTCAGCAACTCTGTGGCTTCAATACGATGATGTATTACTCGAGTACCCTCTTTCAGATTGTCGGTTTCGACAACCCGATCGCGGTTGGTACAATAGTAACCGCCACCAACTGGATCTTTACTTTTGCTTCCATCTTCCTTATTGACAGAGTTGGCCGTCGCAGACTCTTGCTCTGGACCATGTGGGGAATGCCTGTCTTTCTCTTAGTGGCAGCCGGTGTATTCACCAAGATACCTATTGATCGGCAGACTCTGGAGCTCACGGATGATAGAGTTGGATGGCCTGCTATTGTTGTTCTTGTCTCTATGATTCTGTTCGTCGCTAGCTACGCGGCCGGCCTTGGATGTGTGCCCTGGCAAGCCAACGAGTTCCTACCTATGGAAGTCCGTGCTATGGGTACAATGATGATCAACATGTGCAATTGGGGTCCCAATATCATAGTATCATCTACCTTCTTGTCAATGATGCGTGGAATCTCCCCGTCCGGCACCTTTGGCTTCTACGCAGCATTGTCGTTTATTGGccttctcttcgtcttcttctgctaTCCAGAGGCTGCTGGAATGACCTTGGAGGAGATCCGCGTCGTCTTCGAACATGGCTTCGGCGTTAGCTACGCTGAGGAATGGCGCAAACAGAGGAAGCTGGGTAACGTCACTCATGGGGCAAACGAAGCCACTCAAGAAGTTGTTTAG